The sequence TGCGCATTTCCAGTTCAAGAACGGCGGCGAGACGGTGGGCGTGATCCCGACGCGCTACCCCGGCTCCGAGAGTGCGACCGATCCGCTGGTCCGCCTTGCCCGCAAGACCGAGTGGCGGGACCAGGGCGACGACGTCTTCCATGGCCTCGGCCAGCGGATCTTCTCCACCGACATCGGGGACCATGCCTTGCTGGAAGTCCGCCAGATCCAGATCGACGGCGGCGAGGATTCCGGCGACGCCCCCGAAGAGCGCTGACGTGGCCGAACTCACCCCCCAGGAGCGCCTGCAGCCAGCGCTCCTCGATCGCCTCATCGACGACGAGCCCGAGAAAAGTGTCGAGTCACGCGAACAACGCGTGCTGACGAAGACCCAGTTGCGCGCCGCGGTGCTGCGTGACCTGGCTTGGCTGCTCAACACCACGCGCCTCACCGAGCGCAGCGGAATCTCCGGATACGAGGCGGCCGAAGCTTCGGTCGTCAACTACGGCATGCCCTCGTTCTCGGGTGAAACGGCCGCGGCACTGGATATCACCGACCTCGAACGCGCCATCCGCGAGGCGATCGTCCGCTTCGAACCCCGCATCCTGCCCGCGACGCTGCGGGTCGAAGCCCGTTCGGACGGACGCGCCCTCGACTGGCACAACGTCGTGAACATCGTCATCACCGGCCAGCTCTGGGCACAACCGGTTCCAATCGAGCTGCTCCTGCGCACCGAGGTCGATCTCGAGACCGGTCAGGTGGAACTCAACGAACTGCGCTCGGCCGCCTGACGGCCGCGCCTCCGACTCTGGCATCGGCACACCGTCATGGACCCGCGTCTCCTCCGTTACTACAACCAGGAACTGCAGCACCTGCGCGAGATGGGTGCCGAGTTCGCCAAACAGTTTCCCAAGATCGCGGGCCGCCTGGGTGTCGAGGGCATGGAGGTCACCGACCCCTACGTGGAACGCCTGATGGAAGGCGTGGGTTTCCTCGCCGCGCGGGTGCAGCTCAAGCTCGACGCCGAGTTCCCCCGCTTTACCCAGCAGCTGCTGGAAATGCTCTACCCGCATTACCTCGCGCCAACGCCTTCGATGCTGATCGCGCAGTTCCAGCCGGTCCTCTCGGAGGGCGCGCTCGCGGGCGGAGTCAGGATCGAGCGTGGCAGCGCCATCCACTCCCGCAACACCAAGCCGGATGCGACAACCTGCGAGTTCCGCACCGCGCATGAAGTGACGCTCTGGCCAATTGAGCTGGTCGAGGCCCGCTTCTTCTCCTTCGCCGCGGACCTCCCGCTGGCCACGCTGCCCGTCGCCAACCGGATCCGCGGTGGCGTGCGCCTCAAGCTGCGCAGCACCGGCGGCACCAAGTTCCGCGACATCCGCGCGGAGAGCCTGCGCTTCTTCCTCGGCGGCGCCGACGAAGTGGCCCACAAGCTGCAGGAACTCATCGGCGCGGCCTCACTGGGCGCACTGGTGAACCCGGGCACCCGCCCGATGCCCTGGTACGAATACCTGCCGCCCGAAGCCATCGGCAGCGTCGGTTTCGAGGACGAACAGGCGCTGCTGCCGGAGAAACATCGCAGCTTCAGTGGCTACCGGCTGCTGCAGGAGTATTTTTCCTTCCCGCAGCGCTTCATGTTCTTCGACCTCAAAGGGCTCGCTCCGGCCTTCGCTCGCCAGGACAGCAACGAGATCGAGGTCGTCCTGCTCTTCAGTCGTGGCGATGCGGTGCTGGAAAACGTGGTGGACGCCGGCAACTTCCTGCTCAATTGCACGCCCGCCATCAATCTCTTTCCCAAGCGACTCGATCGCATCAACGTCGCGGACAACGCGAACGAATTCCACGTCCTCGCCGATCGCACCCGGCCGATGGATTTCGAGATCCACACGCTGACCGAGGTCTCCGGCTTCGG is a genomic window of Niveibacterium sp. SC-1 containing:
- the tssE gene encoding type VI secretion system baseplate subunit TssE, encoding MAELTPQERLQPALLDRLIDDEPEKSVESREQRVLTKTQLRAAVLRDLAWLLNTTRLTERSGISGYEAAEASVVNYGMPSFSGETAAALDITDLERAIREAIVRFEPRILPATLRVEARSDGRALDWHNVVNIVITGQLWAQPVPIELLLRTEVDLETGQVELNELRSAA
- the tssF gene encoding type VI secretion system baseplate subunit TssF yields the protein MDPRLLRYYNQELQHLREMGAEFAKQFPKIAGRLGVEGMEVTDPYVERLMEGVGFLAARVQLKLDAEFPRFTQQLLEMLYPHYLAPTPSMLIAQFQPVLSEGALAGGVRIERGSAIHSRNTKPDATTCEFRTAHEVTLWPIELVEARFFSFAADLPLATLPVANRIRGGVRLKLRSTGGTKFRDIRAESLRFFLGGADEVAHKLQELIGAASLGALVNPGTRPMPWYEYLPPEAIGSVGFEDEQALLPEKHRSFSGYRLLQEYFSFPQRFMFFDLKGLAPAFARQDSNEIEVVLLFSRGDAVLENVVDAGNFLLNCTPAINLFPKRLDRINVADNANEFHVLADRTRPMDFEIHTLTEVSGFGAGADSERRFLPFYADFHSAEARSQTHSQAYFTQHREPRLYSETQRRHGARSSYIGSEVFIKLVDPREAPFSENLRQLSLRALCTNRDLPLLMPVGTARSDFDLELSAPVEGVRCVKGPSKPYSALAEGAIAWRFISHLTLNYLSLADKDPLQGANALREMLELYASTGDIGMKRQIDGLKSVAVRQVTRRLPMPGPLCFGRGQEITLTVDELAFEGGSAYLLGSVLEHFLARHASLNSFTETALQSLGRGELMRWAPRCGQRAIL